The following are encoded together in the Peromyscus leucopus breed LL Stock chromosome 1, UCI_PerLeu_2.1, whole genome shotgun sequence genome:
- the C1H9orf57 gene encoding uncharacterized protein C9orf57 homolog: MAGPACPSTFHWPVNLSMRRTAIAEVLILSCLLSDVGGVICRSCNLSIPFHGCLLNLGTCRTKPGQFCIKESFAKGGIQWFSIKGCTEDRSECFKRVVRHYEVRSSHCCHRPLCNF, translated from the exons ATGGCTGGACCTGCCTGTCCTTCTACCTTTCATTGGCCTGTAAATCTAAGCATGAGAAGGACTGCCATTGCAGAGGTTCTGATCTTATCCTGCCTCTTAAGTG ATGTGGGAGGTGTGATTTGCAGGTCATGCAATCTCTCCATCCCATTCCATGGATGTCTGTTAAACCTCGGAACCTGCAGAACAAAGCCTGGTCAGTTTTGTATAAAGGAGAGCTTTGCCAAAG GTGGAATCCAGTGGTTTTCAATTAAAGGCTGCACCGAGGACAGATCGGAGTGCTTCAAAAGGGTCGTGAGGCATTACGAAGTCCGCTCTTCTCACTGCTGCCACCGGCCCCTCTGCAACTTCTGA